The Branchiostoma lanceolatum isolate klBraLanc5 chromosome 17, klBraLanc5.hap2, whole genome shotgun sequence genome contains the following window.
TTGATCCTTGGTAGCTAATCGCGGCTCAAGTTTCTTGGACAAATAGTCTTCAAACGACAATTCAGGGAACGAGTCATTGATCCGGCTGGTCTGGTTGGAGAGACTTTCACCTGGGGTATTTTGGCAACTCCAACGGGAGGGAGACACAAGAGGTGCAGGTGTGGCATATTGGAGTTGTTGACTCCTTAGTGACCTTGAAAGTATTTTGTTATGCTCTACGTCTTTTTGAGGGGAACTCAATTCAAAAAACCACAttgttatgaatacaaaatcaaccacgTTTCGTAAAATTTCATCagaggtaaagaaagaaatggacCCTCAAAAACTAAAcagtagcccccccccccatgtataCCCTTCTTGGTATCTAGGTGTAGGTGCAGGTTTGACCTTGGAGTTGAACGTTTGTTTACTCTAAGAAACCCCTTTTTTACTAAGGGGAATTCCTCTACAGTAGCAGGTgttattttcttacagactacTTTGTTAAGAGTACAAAGTGAACCACgttttgtaacattttatcAGAGATAAATATGAATGCACCATTATAATCCAGTAACATAACTGTagccccccccatgcagaccttTCTTGGTATCTAGGTATGGGCTCCAATGGGTTATATAACACTTACTTAATCACTGTCACGTTCAATTGATTTGAATAAATGCACTCAAACGTTGGAACAGACACTCCCTTGAGGGTCAGAGATATGTCAAGGGCCAGgtaaaacatttgtacacaccgGGAGAACTTATATGTTGTTTAGTCTTTGCCAAAAACTGTGTGAAAGAGTCAGAGAGTAGAAGAAAGGTTTAAGTTTGCTGAAGgcaaacttgtttgtttgttcgatcGCCTCAAGTTCAACTCAGGGGACCCCCTGTATTCACCAACAGTTCACACAAAGTAACGTGATACGAACATGGAACAAAGGGGGGCGAGAAAGGGAAGGTGCTCAAGTGTTGTAATGTCGTCATACAACACAAATAGTGTCTTAAATGGTTCAATTGGAATAACAGTTCAAGGGTCAGGAGTTCAAGACCACTGtagtatttgttttctttatttacttCAACTCTCACTCATCAGAATTTGTACAATTCTCTCAATATCAAGGAGTTGGCATAAAATACACGAGCCATCTTCCATAGTATTCATCTCCAAATACAGAGAGTGAATTTTTTTATAGGTTTGAACCATGGGACTCCATTATGTAAAAGAATAGACATGTCACACAAAGCATAATGTTTCCTTGTTTATATGTTGATGTGACCCCAGTGGCACCAGCAGGACAGCTGATACTACAGTATTGTCAGGTGACTaagtctgtttgtgtgtttctgtgattcTCGATCAAAATATAGAGTTGCCATACATTCTCAACTTTCAATACTGCTATTTATGTCTGTGGGTCTGGAAAGGTTGTAAAGCAATATGGGTAAGGGGTTGAAGTATGTCATCTCTGACTGCTTTGTAGGCTTCTGAAATACTATGAAAAAGATTGcagagaaaaatatattttctgttaTATCAATGTAATTCTTCTAGGCAAAGTCTTGGATTTCTTACAAATACACATGTTGTTCCACGCTTGAAACATGCATGTTCACTTCAAAAATATTCCTTGTTCAAAAGTTCTATTGCTGATATAAAAATGACCATGTAATGATGTGAAACGACATGATTTATTATGACTATGTCACCATGTTAAATgcttacattgtatacatatcattacaattgTATGTTCTATATTCATCATGAATTCGTTGAAtctaacatttgtttatttctgtatcTAGAGTTTATCAGATACAACATATGAAAGAAGTAACCAGTATTCTGGtgaagaggaaaaaaaaaataccggtAAGAATACTGAACTGTTCCCATCTTATGGAAGGGTCCACATGTCTTGTAGGGGAGTCCAGGGCAAAGTTTTGAAATTAATAAGTTAACTCTCAGTCTTTTAGTCCATCCTGTTCCTTTGTATCTAGTCACTGTACGTGGATAATAGGTTCGTCATATATACAACATCTGGACAGTACCACCTCATCTCTTGGTGGGGGTGGGCAGGATATAAACTTTGACAGGTTTACACAGAGGGATGACGCTGGCTGCTGCCCCtccctcctcctcatcctcttGGTCTCTCCCAGAGTAGGGCAGAACCATTCCTAGCTCCACATGGCATGGTTCTGGGGGACGGGAAGGTTTagaattattaccttcgccacgTTTTTCtgcgtgtgcatgtgcatgtgcgtgtgcgtgtgtatgtgtatgtgtatgtgtacagcACAAGTTGAGAAGTTGTGGATAGAATTTTATGACATTTGGTACGTTGCTAGTAGGTGGCAAAAAGAGATTAGGTTTGGGTCCATGGTATCATATCGTAGCAAGAATTCTGTTTTTCacatctcatgttctggacatgctatggtcatgatttttcaaactttagatagctcttgggtACACTTATCTAATAACAGCACAAAATCTTTTGCATAACTTTTGGTGTATAGGTCAGTGCCCATCTCcctttctatagcccttgggctacAGGGTTGTGCTTACAGCATAGAACACCTGTACTTTGTTACAGGTTCACCTATCttatcatcaaaatatttcaaatatatCAAAAACATATTACTCACCTGTCCATTGTTGATGGGACAGGTAAACTTGTGTCAGCACGCGGTGACGCAGCGGACCCAGTCTGTGGATGTCAGCTGGTCTCACACTGGTGAGCTGGCTCTGACCGTCCGGGAACTTCAGCTGTGACAAACACCAGGAGGAGACCATATAGTTGTAATCGTTTGTAGTTTGAGATTAATTTTACATCATGCAGCATAGGGTTGCATATCAATACTGGACTTGAATAAAATTGCACCCAAGTATATACTCGATTTGTGATTAAACATGTATAATTATCAATACAGCAAGCATGAAAATCTAGTACTGGAAAATGCTGAAAACATTGTATGGCAGTTGAAATCAGTGTCATCATTGATTTGTGATGCTCTTGTGAGAGTAGGTTTCTTTGCATACTTGTTCTGTTATCATTGATGACTacaggttactttgtcaaattgttcaggtacaggtatcaTATATAGGTCCAAACCTGTAGCTAAACCCCTGTACTGGTACCTGtactgatgttacatttaggtaaGCAGCTCTATCATTGCTCCATTCCTCACCTGTATCAGTACATCTTGTGCCTGAGTGACATTATCCAGTGTGGCATCCACATCTATTGCCAGCGCCAGCCCTGCCGTGAACCGTTGGACGTTATCGGACTCTCCGGATGGCTCCACGATGTCGGCACGGGCCTGACGCACACAGTTGCCTATCTCCATAGCTGGTGGGATGTGTCCTGTAATcccacacaaacaacacacggTTTTTTGAATGCGCAATTAGTTGGCCTTAAAAGCCTAAGATATGTTTAAGTAATAtttttgtcatgcatgattgTTGATAATGTCATAATTCTTTTACCTTTCTCAAAATGTCTATTACTTTATGTTCTCTGTCTTATACTTATAGTGCTAATCAATATATGTTTAATGACCCACTGTGGTGTTTAGGATAAGATGATAAACAACAGGATAAATCACCTCACTCGATGGTTTATTCAGTGGTTATAGGTTACTGGCCAGCTGGCATTATCTCAACCTAAACACCTCCATCAACctttaatcatcattttgtCACTAGCAATTATCCTAAGGGCATGAATTTGAATTAAAGATGATCATTATAGCTTTTGGGGGCAAAATTTGTGCTGGAGACTCACCCTGGATGAGTGGTAAGAGGTACTTTGTGAAACTCACCCTGGATGAGTGGTAAGAGGTACTTTGCGATGAGGGAAGCTTTACTGGACTCTAACATGGACATCTCTGCCAGGAGGGCCTGTGTGAAGGAGTCTGCCTGGACCTTCTTACTGTTCAGATAACTAGGAAAAAACATGACAGATTTTGTAAACATGTTATTATGACATGTACAGAGCAGATTTGCTGATAGAACTTTCATGTAGGTATGATGTAATATATGTATCATTGAGAAACTTGTAGGTTGTAGAttgataaaatgtacatgtgagaTTCTAGACAGCATTCTTGGCTGACACAAGGCTATCATCCATAGGGTTTCAATGTTAATTTCAATGGACATTTACTGCACAGAAGTAAGTATCTGACAAAAACTATGTTACTAAAAAATATCtgcaatgttgtattttcttctaATCTATcacagatatacaaatgtaagacTATCAGTGCTCACTTGCAGCGTTACATACAGAATAGAAAAATGTACAGAGCCCACCTCTGTACTTCAGTCACTCTCTGCAGATACAACTCACACAGCTGGGAGGAGGTCTTAGTCCTGCAAAATTGGACAAGAGTTAATGAGTGCTAGTGCATACTCCGCTTCTACTTATATGGTCTCTAACATTTTTGAATACCAATTGTCATTCATACCTTCACTCAGGCCCTGTCTGACCAAGTTTGTCTAACTCTAAGTTTCAATAAGTTAACAACTTAAAACATTTGATAGAAGCAGCATAATCTATAGCTAGtaataccccctctacaaaccactaccagtggactagccccttgctGTAATGCTTGCACAACTGTTTGGCtaaagggctatagaaatggagatgggtgctGCCCTACACACTGAAAGTtttgggaaggattttaactaacttaaatAGTATCCTTTTATGCTACAACCCAGTCTACCAGAGTTTGacacaaataaataaaggctcaaacaaagaaacaaagaaacaaaccaaCCCTTTAGCCCCTGCCTGTCTCCCCCGTAGGTCCACCAGCAGCTGTAGTGTGTGTGCCTTCAGTCTCATCTGCAGGACACACCCCACCTCTTCTGAACTCAGACCCAGGAACAACTGTTCCATCTGATGGGTCAGCTCCAGCATCTGCAGAGGGGGGAGGATACGTGGATGGAACAGCCTTTAACCATTAGCAAGCGGGCTAAGCGTCAAGGATAGATCTCTTGGTGAAACTCCAATATAGTCGGAAGTTTTTGTAGATATAGGTAAAATGAACTGAGGTCGCATTCCTTTTATGGCCATTGAATTtatcaaaactacatgacatttGGGTGAATGTACTTCTTTTCATAGTCTTTTATCAGAATTATGTTCAAGAAATGATGGAAATGCAGTGAGTTACATGTGGGGTGGGTATGATGGAATACCTGTCTGACAGAAGCCCTGACTGTTGCACACTGTACTGCACCTAGTGCTGCTGGCATGGCCCATAGCTGGTCAGACAGTGCCTAggaaacacaaaaatatacagtACCATAACTTCACCTGTAACAcgttctgtatactagtagtagaattacatgtagcatgcaACAAACCGGTACGTCATGTACATACTGTCTGTCTTTCCTGTCATGACTAGTGGAAAATAagttcttcagtgagcttaactAGTTTGAGATCATCTTCATTTTCACCCACCTTGCGGAAGAGCATGTGACAGTGCAGGTACATGGCAGTACAGGCAGCTGTGGCAGCCAGTTGGGGCTCCAGACTCCCCACTCTCTCCAGGTCCCTGTTAACATAACACAATCATGATGAACGTAAACACTTGGTCACTGCACAGAGAACCAACAACTTACAGGTGtaatacagtacaaaatgtGTATCACAATCTTGGTGAACACACAATGCCCTTTTATATACCAGTAGGCTTTTGGACCAGAACAAATTTTACAGCATCATCCATTTAGCTAGTCTTTTTTGCTAGTTTCTTGACAAAAAAACCCACTTCATTTTACTTTTAGTGACAAGAATTTGACCTGtattttggttgatattgtaaAAGCGTACAATTCTCATTCTGTCATTGGTTTGCTGGGTTATAGAGATTGTTGGGTTCAAAACACACCTTTGAAATAAACATTATGTAAAGAAGTTCAAACAACTTGTCTTTTATCATTAGAAGGTTATGTAGTAGATAACATCTTAGACATTgcttaaaaaaaacaaagatggcggcgcccatgtGTCAGAGAGTACAACAGAACGGGTTTTGCTGTCCAAAACCTGTAATAACATTAGCTGTACAAACCTGATAGTCATCTGCAGTAGTTCCACAGCTGCAGCGTGCTGCATGTGCGGCAGCGCCCCCAGGCGGCTCAGGATGTGCTGCAGGAAGCTGCCGTGGTCGTCAAGGCTCGGCCGCCGCTGACGTTCGGGGCTCATCATCAGGGAACGGTGACCCTCCAGCTGAGGGAACGACAAACTTGTTTTAGACTGCTGTAACACGAGTCACTTATTCCTTATACAAATATTGACACTATTGTTTTACATACAACAAAACTGTGTATGAGTAAGAGGATGAATGGAAAATGAATTCAGAGAACCATTGTCAACAACTACGTTTAGTTAAAACTCTTTCCACACCTTTCAATGTTTTGGGCGGTCCcatttttgtttctgtagcccttgggccacacagttatacaagcactacagcagggggctagtccactattTGTCCAACTCCTACCGGTATACTCTTTCTCACAAGTGCTGattgctaagcagagaaatcgGTATCCACTATTCTCGATATGACCCAGCCAGGGTTTGAACCTGCGACCTCCGTAATCAATGTAAATCGAGCACCCTATCAACTAGGCTATGATACAGATTCAGCTATTTCTGTGGCTACTCAAGGAATCACCCCTCAAATACAGAAACAGAGCAGAAGTCTGACCTTCAGTTGCGGTACCAGCTCTGTGAGGCTGTCCCTCAGGTAGTCGTAGTGCCTGAGTGTGTGTTCAGGGAACATGGGCTGGAGCGTGGGACAGGACACTGCCGCGTTAAACACCAGGATCAGGATAGCTATGTCTGCAGGGTCGGGTTAAGATTCATACACATAACACTATCGGTAGGTAAAAAGGTAACAGTCCCATAGTCTTTGTGAGgttgtaggggcagtgggttgttaatccactgtgtctagggtaggTATCGGAGAGCAgaacccatccctctccttctgaCCGCAATTTACCTCCCCAattgaagtcaggtacccatctacacctgggtggactgTGGAAAGTTGTGTAACATGTTTCTTGAGGACACAATGTccagccaggaatcaaacctatGACCTCTTGATCATGTGTCTACTACCTTAAACTTGGCCATTGAAGACTTAGAAACAGAAGGATACATGCTGGGTCATCCATGTCAGGTTCTGTGGCATCGAAGTATGGGTGTGCACACAGGAGTTCAGGGGTCAAGGTCGCCACAAGGTCAGCATGATGGCTGCCAACCTGCTGCATGCACCTGGGAGGTCAAAACAACAGTGACCTTTGTGTTAAACATGTATACAGCAGTGCAGTTTTCAAACTGTCAGTGTGAAatacaaatattgtaaatgctGCCATACATTCAGCGTCTATATCAACTAACATTTACAgattacatgatatatatatggcctccgttggtcagtattgaccatggtaaaatcctcattcacaacagccctacagcatcgactatggctaaacagccctatacgagaatggcagtctctgccacaaaaatcacatctgtaagctgactcagttctgttgcaaagctcttttctgcggatccgcttttcttcttatgaaatcatgaaaatattcAACTCTTTCATCATGTTCAAATTGTACAGATTTCATATCTCTTATTGGGCAATCTGAAGGACAACATGTTCAATTATTTACACATTTAGCTGTTCTATACATCCAAGTCCAAACGAAACTGGTAAAGAATTCTACTGAATTACATATTGTGGTTGCACTGTTACTCGTAAGAATTAAACTACCACAGCTTCTCAAACctacgaataaaaaaaaaatgtcagaaaatgtaacattttttgACAACACCTCGGGGGGAGCCACTATATTTCGACCCTGGCTACCTCCAACTTGTGAATCAGTCCACCATAAGGGCTTAAAGGGGAGGTTACAGCTTACCATTCCTTTCACAAGATCAGACAGGTTTAGACGTAGTGCTATTCCATACTTAACCCAAATACTGAACACCAGTTTGTAAGGTGTAATCTGTTACATATGCTACTgttggttgtacattttgtcttttgtatatattttccgattgtttgagtgtgctcttttgtacttttaattttaagactgcgtaattcagccggtttacttgaaagaaggtaacatcggctgcaatgctgttttaattctgtatgtgtcaattcctgaataaaccatttatatatatccCATCTGTAGCCCATGAGTACTGACCTCCATATAGACAGCCTGTCTGAAGGGTACTTGCTGAGGTTTCGCAGCATGGCGTGGATGGTGCTGTTCAGACAGGCCTTGGACAGCTGCTGACAACTGCACAGCAACTCATGGAGGGCCTCACGGATTGGTTTAGATGCATCCTGGTGGAACACATTTGTAACTGTTAATAGCGTATTTCTAGCGCAAACTTCCAAGCCGTGAGTAATTGTACAAATTATGGGACTTGTATTGACTTATGTTACAAATGGCTAATGTCAGTACCTGATTTCATAAGTAGTTTTTATTAAGTATCTACTGTAATTTCTAACAAggtaatcagagatggcagacttcacccgcTTATAATTACTCATGCTGCTTTGAAACACTTCTGGTCCAACCAACAAAATAGCAGTACTAGTGAGTATGCATGGCAACACTGTATTGTGTATATTGAgaaatacacagacacacactcactcatagACAAGCCAAACACAGTAATTCACTCTCCTGGAGTGAAGTaaaaatacaactgttacactTTGATTTGAAAGTTAGAAATGTACAAACTATATTAAAAAGATACATGATAGCTAGGCAATTGTCTAAAACGTTCTAAATCTGTGGAACCattcttgatatacatgtagactaggggtggatactggttcgctggacctgattcagacctttataacatccaagaaccgagtccaaaaacctgaaagtacaaatatatttttctattttgtttgacaaaaagtgttttgagtctcccctctgacaaaaaaggcatttaagagaagtgcaacattcaaatattaaacactggtttgtcttgaaagtcttctcaccaagtcttctcgtgcgtgtcagtattaattctctattcTTAATATtcgtctaataaaacaaaacatcagctGGACAGGATCAgatccaggttcaggtccaagCCTGAACCTAAATTTCTGCACCTAAACTTGGACTCAGACCTTATTAATCCGAACCGGTATCCAACCCTAATGTAGACCAATTTTTCATAACGTACATCGAGTGCTCCTAGAACAGTGTCCAGCTGATCTTCCCGTAGCACAACATGTCGGCAGATCTTGCGCAGGGAACGGATGGAGTTGAGTCGCACCCCCTCGATCTCATCGTTAAACATGTCCACCAGGAAGTCCAGACTCTGCTGTGCGAACGTCTGGTTGTTGGAGGCAAGTTCACAGAGGGAGTCAACAGAAGCACTGCGAACCTCTGTGGCAAAAATATATGACATAAGATATCATATATGGTGGCATTGctgccttgtggttagggttgttgacttaggatctatctaaaggttctgggtttgatcACAATGCAGTGCTCTTGGGGAAGGAATTTTATACCAATTTCCTCAAATTGGGAAAATAAAGTacctacaaaatgtagcttCAGGACGTCCAGCTTTGAGAAGAGCTACACttggagcatgttaaagaacccggCACACATGTATTAGTAAGAGTGGGGGTCCAGGGTTTGAGTGAATAAAACCTTAGTGTAGCTAAGTGTTGctatcaaaaatcatgcatgTCCAAAGGTATGAAGTGAGCGTTAGCTATTCCATTGACTGATGATACAGTCTCTTTCATCCAAAATGGACAAAAAAACAGACAGCagactgaaaaagaaaaaaatgccacAAATGCCTAATGCACTTAAAGCTGTGAAAAAGTCTATGATCATGCAAAGGGTTTGGGCTATAGAATGAAGCTAGGGAGACCAGCACCAGGCTTTCTTGACTTAAAGAAACTTTTCAGATAATTAACATAGAAAAAGACTTGGCCCTTTTTTTATCTATGCTATGGCCTCGTCCTCAGCATTAGCAGCAGAACTTACAGGCTTAAAAACCTTTACCTAAGAACTCGTCCTCCAAGCCGTGAACGAATGCCCCGCAGGCTCCGCTGTCTATCAGACTGATGGAGTCCGTGTCCACCTCTTCCTTCGGCGCGTCGTCTCCCCACTTCTTCCCCGTGGACCACTCCCCGCGGGCGTACATCTCCTTCGCTCGCTCGTGAGCTGTTCTCTTCCTCTGGTGTGGACAAAGTTTTGTGTATATTGAAATGTGAAATATGTATGCAACAGGCCTCAATAGTTGgcagtaggggtgggtaccggttcgctggacctgattcggaccttaataacatccaagaaccgagtccaaaaaaacctgaaagccaagaacctgagtccaaaaaaaactgaacaaagtacaaaatttattattttgtttgataaaaagcgtATTGAGTCTTCCctgtgacaaaaaaggcatttaaaataagtgcaacattcaaatatcaaatactggtttatcttgaaagtcttctcaccaagaaacttttatagtcgttcGTGTCAGTATTactctctatgcttaatattggtctaataaaacaaaacatcaactggacaggattaggtccaggttcaggtccggacctgaacctaaatctctggacctaaacttggacttggaccttattaagccaaaccggtatccacccctagttggCAGCAGCAGAATGTTGGTGAACAAATGTCAAGATTGGCGGCATAGAACTTTTCATGGATCCAATTGTATGCTGGGAAACATTGTGCACTATGGATAGAACAGGTGGGAAATCATTAACATTGACAGCATAGAACCTATTGGACACAATGCGCACCCACTCATATAACTCCCTGTTTGTGATGGGATCCATGAAAAAGTCTATGTTGATTAAAAGGTATCATAGCCTATGGTATGAGGCTTCTTGTCTTTAAGAATCTAAAACAGGGGGACTATCAACATTGCAAAAGTATTTTGAGTTTAGATCCTTGATAAAGAAACTGAGAGTCTTTCAAGTTTAACTCACCCTAAGATGCGACATGAGCTTTTTGTCCAGGGTCTGTTCCAAGAACCGAGCACTGACTCTGTGTAGAGAACCCTGGAAAGTACACAGCATGACTTTATtttgccatacatgtatttgtcataTCTGTGTCAACCAAGGAAAACAGCTATTTCTTTAGCACTAGAAGGAAAAGACAAGAAGTTACCAGCAGTTTAAATGAACTTAAAGTATAagcagttttgaaatgtatcttGGAATTAAGGAAAAAAAAGGTAGCTGTGAATGATGACTTCCTAAATTTGTATTCTGTTCACCTGTCTCTTAGCAATCATCCCAATTCAGCTAGATATACCCCAGCTTGATCAAAAAGTAAGcatatagataaataaatggaggaatgttatgtccTACCAGTAGTCCAGCAGCCTCTGCTCTCACTGTCATAGTCAGGTCATTCACCATATTGCAGATCTTAGCAAACCCATCGTCCACAAGACGCAGCTCCTCATTGGACGATGGGACAGGGATCATACTGCAAACAGTAAACAGCTCTGTCATTGGTCAGTTGACTCAGTACCTAAATTGTCCACAATGAAAGCTTAAATGCATTGTGGGCAATGCAGCAAGGTCCATTACTTATAAGCTTAACACTCAACAGATTTTACAAGTGATTTGGATTGCTAAGGATAAATTGAGATGTTAAACAACTAACGTTTCAGGATAGAGTTGACTGTAGACCCAGATGAGCTTGACTGCAGCCAGTCTGACTCCCTCGTAGTCATCAGTGAGAGCTGCACAGGCCTGCTGGTAGCCTCCCAGGCTCAGCTTCAATCCTCGCTGGTGAAGGGTCAGCTGTTGGGGGTTAAAAGTTACAAGTTTTCGTTATTTTGTATGAAACTAGTTTCATAGCATTTTACTGATAGAAAGAAGAAGAGCGTGTTTTCAAATTcttttgaattttatttttaatttcctGTCTAGGATCTTCAGTCTCCATTATATTTTCTATGTGTCTATTTGCAACATCTATGTGacttatggtacatgtactttacttgGGCCTCCATAAAATCAAGCTATGGTAaataataaaatacatgtattcctgTTGtcttttcatggtgacctcgaGCTCTCCATCACAAAATCATCACATCACTAATAATACAAGTTTTCCGTCAGAAATGCACACAGTGTGCCCATcatgaactttaaacactaCAAACAGCCCCTTTTGTTCCCTACCATGACATCAAgtcctgcaaacttaaaatgaaTTTAAAGTATTgagactcaggtgtaaatgagtacctagcctcagttagggacgtcactcggataggacgttaaatggaggtcccatgtttgaggagagccacatctcgagcaccttaaagatcccaccacacttatagaaaagagtaggggtccttcccggtgtgagtggttcacaACTATACAGTTCAATGGCCGCacctggggcaattgtcgtattgaggtcaccttggcACCGAAATGGCAgcctccagacccttgcaattcagccccGTCGGGTAGCAGTCATCCAACCCAATAACGCTCCCCTCAGTGCTGTACCTACAtacgacag
Protein-coding sequences here:
- the LOC136422710 gene encoding integrator complex subunit 4-like, which produces MNRSLISRSSMKPKVRERSWKPNLPPAAILSRGMHYGISGVPRGALWEGKMAAHLKKRAYEEFSHVIQEEVKPPKKLKLARKPSPEEVLDLSTAKTPQAAVQLLLKFSNNLPDESGAVEGAVRHLLEFWYKEKESYVRSKIAQLLGRLAHTPGFAAAALVDDLTSLLQAEDSHQVRAQLLDSLLQIGRGLPLHQDLHRKLVAIAQQFLTDTYHLVRSKCLELIGCLGTAGVAGKGDLAVERILADASHDQDPRVRTSALQAMLTLHQRGLKLSLGGYQQACAALTDDYEGVRLAAVKLIWVYSQLYPETMIPVPSSNEELRLVDDGFAKICNMVNDLTMTVRAEAAGLLGSLHRVSARFLEQTLDKKLMSHLRRKRTAHERAKEMYARGEWSTGKKWGDDAPKEEVDTDSISLIDSGACGAFVHGLEDEFLEVRSASVDSLCELASNNQTFAQQSLDFLVDMFNDEIEGVRLNSIRSLRKICRHVVLREDQLDTVLGALDDASKPIREALHELLCSCQQLSKACLNSTIHAMLRNLSKYPSDRLSIWRCMQQVGSHHADLVATLTPELLCAHPYFDATEPDMDDPAYIAILILVFNAAVSCPTLQPMFPEHTLRHYDYLRDSLTELVPQLKLEGHRSLMMSPERQRRPSLDDHGSFLQHILSRLGALPHMQHAAAVELLQMTIRDLERVGSLEPQLAATAACTAMYLHCHMLFRKALSDQLWAMPAALGAVQCATVRASVRQMLELTHQMEQLFLGLSSEEVGCVLQMRLKAHTLQLLVDLRGRQAGAKGTKTSSQLCELYLQRVTEVQSYLNSKKVQADSFTQALLAEMSMLESSKASLIAKYLLPLIQGHIPPAMEIGNCVRQARADIVEPSGESDNVQRFTAGLALAIDVDATLDNVTQAQDVLIQLKFPDGQSQLTSVRPADIHRLGPLRHRVLTQVYLSHQQWTEPCHVELGMVLPYSGRDQEDEEEGGAAASVIPLCKPVKVYILPTPTKR